Proteins encoded in a region of the Phycisphaerae bacterium genome:
- a CDS encoding phosphoadenylyl-sulfate reductase, whose amino-acid sequence MNPNHPVDLDLLNRQLETRTALEIIDWAVGQYGDSLAVSSSFGADSAVMLHLATRVKPDVKIITVDTGFLFPETVLFRDELARRLNLNLHIYRPALTATDFLIEHGRMWRSNPDACCAFNKREPFDRAKRELKLGAWITGIRRDQSLSRRKTPIIQRDHTGLVKLCPIASWTGRDMHYYLLENDLPYHPLREHGYLSIGCRPEQGFCTSQVRPGENPRSGRWVSFDKTECGLHLHDQGSGI is encoded by the coding sequence ATGAATCCCAATCATCCCGTCGATCTAGACTTACTGAACCGACAGTTGGAGACACGCACGGCACTGGAGATCATCGACTGGGCCGTGGGGCAATACGGAGACAGCCTGGCGGTGTCCTCGTCCTTTGGCGCGGACAGCGCGGTTATGCTCCACTTGGCCACGCGCGTGAAACCCGACGTCAAGATTATCACCGTCGACACGGGCTTTCTTTTCCCTGAGACGGTCCTGTTTCGCGATGAGCTTGCCCGACGGCTGAACCTCAATCTTCACATCTACCGGCCGGCGCTGACCGCGACCGACTTCCTGATCGAGCACGGACGGATGTGGCGATCAAACCCCGACGCCTGCTGCGCGTTCAACAAACGCGAGCCTTTCGACCGTGCCAAGCGTGAACTGAAACTCGGGGCCTGGATCACCGGTATTCGACGAGATCAATCGCTGAGTCGTAGAAAAACGCCGATCATTCAGCGTGATCACACCGGCCTGGTCAAGCTCTGCCCCATCGCGAGTTGGACCGGCCGAGACATGCACTACTACCTCCTGGAGAACGACCTGCCCTACCACCCACTTCGCGAGCACGGTTACCTGAGCATCGGCTGCCGCCCGGAGCAAGGCTTCTGCACCAGCCAGGTTCGCCCGGGCGAGAATCCCCGCTCCGGGCGCTGGGTCAGCTTCGACAAGACGGAGTGCGGCCTCCATTTGCACGATCAGGGCAGCGGCATCTGA
- a CDS encoding RNA polymerase sigma factor: MGASQDNPSDADLVRTVFEGNREAYGTLVERHLRSVFAVAARILGNLAEAEDVAQETFLRALERLYLYDLEQPFRNWLFKIATNLALNRLRAHKRERILHLKAAENRRNEGGAVDLDVPNPGQWRYWLAQLDEPQRAAMVLFHFHGMPYTEIAEVLDVPVNTVRTHLHRGRRRLRDLMAHGQMPENGTWDIATPSS; encoded by the coding sequence GTGGGAGCGAGCCAGGACAACCCGAGCGACGCCGACTTGGTGCGGACCGTATTCGAGGGCAACCGAGAAGCCTATGGCACGCTGGTCGAACGGCATCTTCGGAGTGTCTTCGCGGTTGCGGCCCGGATCCTGGGCAACTTGGCCGAGGCCGAGGACGTGGCCCAGGAAACGTTTCTCCGGGCGTTGGAGCGGTTGTATTTGTACGACCTTGAGCAACCGTTCCGTAATTGGCTGTTCAAGATCGCCACGAACCTGGCTTTGAACAGGCTCCGAGCCCACAAGCGGGAGCGCATCCTGCACCTCAAGGCGGCGGAAAACCGTCGTAACGAGGGCGGGGCGGTCGACTTGGATGTGCCGAACCCCGGGCAGTGGCGATACTGGCTGGCGCAGCTTGATGAACCTCAGCGGGCGGCCATGGTGTTGTTTCATTTTCATGGCATGCCCTACACGGAGATCGCAGAGGTGCTGGACGTGCCGGTCAACACGGTCCGCACACATCTGCACCGGGGCCGAAGGCGACTGCGTGATCTGATGGCGCATGGTCAGATGCCGGAGAACGGGACATGGGATATCGCGACACCGAGCAGTTGA
- a CDS encoding zf-HC2 domain-containing protein has translation MGYRDTEQLIEAYLDGELSVEQAAEVENLVRGNAELRRQYGPVIQLLRSPEPVTMPDDLTERVLSSIQGHILREKAMPVCPGRPTLRGYRVWLPWAPALAASFLLFMAGWYGSQLTSRSSTQREDPKPSLVPQVSVVASPLLLNSLAQSLTASGPANPAAFVMQGAAMEVIAAASLETAEDSAVVPVRQTPRRLRGASRSQDRSSEPTDGPRLPVFVPIQRL, from the coding sequence ATGGGATATCGCGACACCGAGCAGTTGATCGAAGCCTACCTGGACGGCGAACTGTCCGTGGAACAGGCTGCGGAGGTTGAGAATCTGGTGCGTGGCAACGCGGAACTGCGCCGCCAGTATGGCCCGGTGATCCAGCTGCTCCGTTCGCCGGAACCGGTCACCATGCCGGATGATTTGACAGAGCGAGTGCTGAGCTCGATTCAGGGGCATATACTCAGGGAGAAGGCTATGCCGGTCTGCCCGGGGCGGCCCACCCTTCGGGGCTACCGCGTCTGGCTGCCCTGGGCACCGGCTCTCGCGGCTTCGTTTCTCCTGTTCATGGCCGGCTGGTATGGCTCACAACTGACCAGCCGCTCATCGACGCAGCGGGAGGACCCGAAACCGAGTCTGGTTCCCCAGGTGAGCGTGGTAGCCAGCCCTCTGCTGCTGAACAGTCTAGCCCAGAGCCTGACGGCGAGCGGGCCGGCCAATCCGGCGGCCTTTGTCATGCAGGGGGCAGCTATGGAAGTCATTGCGGCTGCTTCGCTGGAGACCGCCGAGGACTCGGCCGTCGTTCCCGTTCGACAGACGCCTCGACGGCTGCGAGGTGCCAGCCGTTCCCAGGATCGGTCCTCCGAGCCCACGGACGGACCTCGACTGCCAGTGTTCGTCCCGATTCAGCGGCTATGA
- a CDS encoding LamG domain-containing protein, translating to MHYHKHRMGVALLASAAIGLAASAATAQDLAAYRALVTGEPSLISYYTFDADSTVDDAPVNPHDGTAPGSGGHFATGVHNEGRALLLDGSNWVTCGPVEDFDFTSGQGTIEAWVKIDLGTFPPYWTYPTLFAVRTNAPYVVVYNFHHYAEYNILAPSLVSGYREVGGFDVAQGWTHLAIVFNAGHVLVYTGGNLLADLPDLPLPTTPSGLPFQIGSTGAEGANLWQGQMDEVAMYSTALDAATIQAHAGSFAPLPSLSPTNRLFVLPGDAGPQDVVISDLTPGAGGQPVRIDYDTNVLAVMLADDTPVTAGSTITVNQPDTTLTLKVSAVGMGDTEGDFVATIDYADPRPDLPLPATFRVAGVPSPELAAYKAAALADPALISYYSFDGANGADNDPNAPVHDATVLGTGTAFLPRTTTGGAALNVSSTTWMNCGQTEDFAFTDGTGTIEAWVRLPAVGYPQGTWATLFNVRDDSDGATGFSWVMHWPYAYEVYFGSPVSAGYLSAIYLLDDAWHHVAFVFDAGTSSDAGDDTVTMYVDGKLARIGPLSLPSVYNNAPLLVGSTASASSANYWLGQVDELAVYSSALTPAQIAAHYATMTMNVTPVRHEFTWPTATGPLAVTVALPNGELAPTGGKEVTLTFDSSLAVTLGGNPVTSGTPITILAGANSASLSVTAARAGGGTLTAVADGLLAGTAYYPVRLLDGTATVYVNDHFSDNPLSDPNDYLNALLRNDVGPGSGWNLAGDFVQMREAGHAWTTQGTMDFTWDRNELVGRLTDDFPVMTPDGVGVALVVSDAHVIVDNLTAVNRPGGQFADCSQELGLFSASRAGRDAEASTYFASSTGGLVVSFYYDQNGGSDPDTLVVTGSIMAMNKTKTTYAFGDDTGIKVIGTFALPVPVNLSSSIPLIATLKVKQSGWEVAVFCGTAMAAFTPTWDLPGLTTAMPGTLSGGWDANSLGNAAITDEFDGGAFVNLFYQDMGDGHAQVSMDQVKVCTGCQLPRPCGAIFADADGDDDVDQVDFGAFQACYGVLEFLSGQCVCFDRDQNQQINATDLQEFVNCFTGPAVHVVPATCSP from the coding sequence ATGCACTACCACAAACACCGCATGGGAGTGGCCCTGTTGGCGAGCGCGGCAATCGGGCTGGCGGCGTCGGCCGCGACGGCTCAGGATCTCGCCGCTTATCGGGCTTTGGTGACGGGCGAGCCGTCGCTCATCAGCTACTACACCTTCGATGCGGATTCGACGGTGGATGACGCGCCGGTGAATCCGCACGACGGCACGGCCCCCGGCAGCGGGGGGCATTTTGCCACCGGCGTGCACAACGAGGGGCGGGCGCTGCTCCTGGACGGGAGCAACTGGGTGACCTGCGGGCCGGTCGAGGACTTCGACTTCACCAGCGGCCAGGGCACCATCGAAGCGTGGGTCAAGATCGACCTGGGCACCTTCCCACCCTATTGGACTTATCCGACACTATTCGCCGTACGGACGAACGCTCCGTATGTCGTGGTCTACAACTTCCACCACTACGCCGAGTACAACATTCTGGCGCCTTCGCTGGTTTCCGGCTATCGGGAGGTGGGCGGATTCGACGTTGCGCAGGGCTGGACGCACCTGGCGATCGTGTTCAACGCGGGTCATGTGCTCGTGTATACGGGCGGCAATCTATTGGCCGACCTGCCGGACCTCCCCCTGCCGACGACGCCCAGCGGGCTGCCCTTCCAGATCGGCTCGACCGGTGCTGAGGGCGCGAATCTGTGGCAGGGCCAGATGGACGAAGTCGCTATGTACAGCACGGCCCTGGATGCCGCGACGATTCAGGCGCACGCGGGTTCCTTCGCTCCGCTGCCTTCGCTGTCCCCCACGAATCGGTTGTTCGTGCTGCCTGGAGACGCCGGTCCGCAGGACGTCGTGATCAGCGACTTGACGCCGGGCGCGGGCGGACAGCCCGTCAGAATCGACTACGACACGAACGTGCTGGCGGTGATGTTGGCCGACGATACGCCGGTGACGGCCGGCAGCACGATCACCGTGAACCAGCCGGATACCACGCTGACCCTCAAGGTGTCGGCGGTGGGCATGGGCGATACCGAGGGCGACTTCGTGGCGACGATCGACTATGCCGATCCCCGCCCCGATCTGCCCTTGCCGGCGACATTCAGGGTCGCGGGTGTGCCCAGCCCGGAGTTGGCGGCCTACAAGGCGGCCGCGCTGGCCGATCCTGCGCTGATCAGTTACTACAGTTTCGATGGGGCGAATGGCGCCGACAACGACCCGAACGCGCCGGTACATGACGCCACTGTGCTGGGCACCGGCACGGCTTTTTTGCCGCGCACGACGACCGGCGGCGCGGCGCTGAACGTCAGCAGCACCACCTGGATGAATTGCGGTCAGACGGAGGACTTCGCATTTACCGACGGCACCGGCACCATTGAAGCCTGGGTACGGCTGCCTGCGGTCGGCTATCCGCAGGGCACCTGGGCGACACTGTTCAACGTGCGCGATGACAGCGACGGTGCTACCGGGTTCTCGTGGGTCATGCACTGGCCGTACGCGTACGAAGTGTACTTTGGGTCGCCGGTCAGCGCCGGCTACCTGTCCGCGATCTACTTGCTGGATGATGCCTGGCATCACGTGGCGTTTGTGTTCGACGCCGGCACCTCCAGCGACGCCGGCGACGATACGGTGACCATGTACGTGGACGGCAAGCTGGCCCGGATCGGGCCGCTCAGCTTGCCGAGCGTATACAACAACGCGCCGTTGCTGGTCGGCTCGACGGCTTCGGCTTCCAGCGCCAACTACTGGCTGGGGCAGGTGGATGAACTGGCTGTCTACAGCAGTGCGTTGACGCCGGCGCAGATCGCCGCCCACTACGCGACCATGACCATGAACGTCACGCCGGTCAGGCACGAGTTCACCTGGCCGACGGCGACCGGTCCCCTGGCGGTGACGGTGGCGCTGCCCAACGGCGAACTGGCCCCGACCGGCGGCAAGGAGGTCACGCTGACGTTCGACTCTTCGTTGGCAGTCACGTTAGGCGGCAACCCGGTCACGTCGGGTACGCCGATCACCATTCTCGCCGGCGCAAACAGCGCGAGCCTGTCCGTCACGGCGGCCCGCGCGGGCGGCGGCACGCTGACGGCGGTGGCCGACGGCCTGCTGGCCGGCACGGCGTATTATCCGGTGCGTCTGTTGGATGGCACCGCGACCGTCTACGTGAACGACCATTTCAGCGACAATCCTCTGAGCGATCCCAACGATTATCTGAACGCGCTGCTGCGCAATGACGTCGGCCCCGGTTCGGGCTGGAACCTCGCGGGCGATTTCGTACAGATGCGCGAAGCCGGCCACGCCTGGACGACGCAAGGCACGATGGATTTTACCTGGGACCGCAACGAGTTGGTGGGCAGACTCACCGACGACTTCCCGGTGATGACGCCGGACGGCGTGGGCGTGGCCCTGGTGGTCTCCGACGCGCACGTCATCGTCGACAATCTGACGGCGGTCAATCGGCCGGGCGGGCAGTTTGCGGACTGCTCACAGGAACTGGGCCTGTTCTCGGCCAGTCGCGCCGGCCGTGACGCCGAGGCCAGCACCTACTTCGCCAGCAGCACGGGCGGTCTGGTGGTGAGCTTCTACTACGATCAGAACGGCGGTTCCGATCCCGACACGCTGGTCGTGACCGGCAGCATCATGGCCATGAACAAGACGAAAACCACCTACGCCTTCGGCGACGATACCGGCATCAAGGTCATCGGCACGTTCGCGTTGCCCGTGCCGGTAAACCTCTCGTCGTCCATTCCGTTGATCGCGACGCTGAAGGTCAAACAGAGCGGCTGGGAAGTGGCCGTCTTCTGCGGGACGGCGATGGCGGCGTTTACGCCCACATGGGACTTGCCGGGGCTGACGACGGCCATGCCGGGTACGCTGTCCGGCGGCTGGGACGCCAACTCGCTGGGTAATGCGGCCATCACCGACGAATTCGACGGCGGCGCGTTTGTCAACCTGTTCTACCAGGACATGGGCGATGGCCACGCGCAGGTGTCGATGGATCAGGTCAAGGTGTGCACCGGTTGCCAGTTACCGCGGCCGTGCGGGGCCATTTTCGCCGACGCGGACGGCGACGACGACGTGGACCAGGTGGACTTCGGCGCGTTTCAGGCTTGCTACGGGGTGCTAGAGTTCCTGTCCGGCCAGTGCGTGTGCTTCGATCGCGATCAAAACCAGCAGATCAACGCCACGGACTTGCAAGAGTTCGTGAATTGCTTCACCGGCCCGGCCGTGCACGTCGTGCCGGCGACTTGCAGCCCCTAA
- a CDS encoding PEP-CTERM sorting domain-containing protein, translating into MMCFRNIFAFGAIVALSLATPASAADPIRIMPLGDSITAGYTDNPSWANHPFEFGYRSGLYTRLTNAGYNFKFVGGSAEPWNKAFGDPTHGGTYKPSLDLRDLGQDGHRGYGGASAGTLQGGIVNWLAADDPDIVLLMIGTNGQDTTGLNTLVNTIVTNKPDAQLIVAQIIPMYTYNSSVISYNNYIRNTLVPSYQSLGKNVTMVDQYVNFLTNPDYLGTIDQSLFSNGINHPNEAGYDLMAQTWFNGIQTVVPEPASLALLGLGGLALLCRRRGHQALTPSTLRPQNARGNTGVSSTFWGFSPSSHVLDNPRPPMRGEADDRAHTDHCGAGRRKRRVIGRRRLVRMTEGLD; encoded by the coding sequence GTGATGTGTTTTAGAAACATCTTCGCCTTTGGCGCGATCGTGGCGCTGTCCCTCGCCACGCCCGCCTCCGCCGCGGATCCGATCCGCATCATGCCGCTGGGCGATTCGATTACCGCGGGTTACACAGACAACCCCTCGTGGGCCAACCACCCGTTCGAGTTTGGTTATCGCAGCGGCCTGTACACGCGGCTGACGAACGCCGGCTACAACTTCAAGTTCGTCGGCGGTTCGGCGGAGCCGTGGAACAAGGCATTCGGTGACCCAACGCACGGCGGGACCTACAAGCCGTCGCTGGATCTCCGGGACTTGGGCCAGGACGGCCACCGCGGGTATGGCGGCGCCTCGGCCGGCACGTTGCAGGGCGGCATCGTCAATTGGCTGGCAGCCGACGATCCGGACATCGTCCTGCTCATGATCGGCACGAACGGCCAGGACACCACCGGGCTGAACACGCTGGTCAACACCATCGTGACCAACAAGCCCGATGCTCAACTGATCGTCGCCCAGATCATCCCCATGTACACGTACAATTCCTCGGTCATCAGCTACAACAACTACATCCGCAACACGCTGGTGCCGAGCTACCAGTCGCTGGGCAAGAACGTCACGATGGTCGATCAGTATGTCAATTTCCTGACCAACCCGGACTACCTGGGTACGATCGATCAGTCGCTGTTTTCCAACGGCATCAATCACCCCAACGAGGCCGGCTACGATCTGATGGCCCAGACGTGGTTCAATGGCATACAAACGGTGGTCCCGGAGCCGGCCTCGCTGGCGCTGCTGGGCCTGGGCGGCCTGGCGCTGCTGTGCCGTCGCCGCGGCCATCAAGCCCTGACCCCGTCAACGCTGCGCCCCCAAAACGCCCGTGGAAACACGGGCGTTTCTTCTACCTTCTGGGGTTTCAGCCCTAGCAGTCACGTGCTGGACAACCCGCGGCCCCCGATGCGGGGCGAGGCGGATGACCGGGCGCACACGGATCACTGCGGCGCGGGCAGGAGGAAGCGTCGGGTTATCGGCAGACGCAGGCTCGTTCGCATGACCGAGGGGTTAGACTGA
- a CDS encoding PEP-CTERM sorting domain-containing protein, giving the protein MTRKESTNSLFGILATRPSAAVAVLAVLAVVISPALAAVMITPNAYGPFDPSTTDDEVYYAADVSNNDLLQQPGVIATHGPYMLIDGFGMRPEGLNDGNAGGDFDLVSYSALDGTAWLWKDGLSWSEFALGEGTGQGYDITEIQSIAAWQGAGFSNQKYNVLVKYLGESDFTQLATVDYQPFSEAQTEGGSTKVNVTDTTGVLASGVVAIKFAFLETTGNTWGAGSVIREVDVFGTPTPEPTTMALLGLASLVVLRRRR; this is encoded by the coding sequence ATGACTCGAAAGGAAAGCACGAATTCCCTGTTTGGCATCTTGGCAACCAGGCCGTCCGCCGCAGTCGCGGTGTTGGCCGTGCTTGCAGTGGTCATCTCACCGGCCTTGGCGGCGGTGATGATAACGCCGAATGCCTACGGGCCGTTCGACCCATCCACCACGGACGACGAAGTGTACTATGCGGCCGACGTCAGCAACAACGACCTTCTGCAACAGCCCGGTGTCATAGCCACGCACGGCCCATATATGCTAATAGACGGTTTCGGGATGCGTCCTGAGGGACTGAATGACGGCAACGCCGGCGGAGACTTCGACTTGGTCAGTTACTCTGCTCTCGACGGCACGGCGTGGCTCTGGAAGGACGGTCTCTCCTGGAGCGAGTTCGCTCTTGGCGAGGGCACGGGCCAGGGATACGACATCACCGAAATCCAGTCGATCGCCGCCTGGCAGGGTGCAGGGTTTTCCAACCAGAAGTACAACGTCCTGGTGAAGTACCTGGGCGAATCTGACTTCACCCAACTGGCAACGGTCGACTATCAGCCGTTTTCCGAGGCACAGACTGAAGGTGGTTCCACGAAGGTGAACGTGACCGATACCACCGGCGTCCTTGCCAGCGGCGTCGTGGCCATCAAGTTCGCCTTCCTGGAAACCACCGGCAACACCTGGGGGGCCGGCTCGGTGATACGTGAGGTCGATGTCTTCGGAACTCCGACTCCCGAGCCGACCACCATGGCGCTGCTGGGACTGGCGAGCCTGGTCGTCCTTCGTCGCCGGAGATGA
- the polX gene encoding DNA polymerase/3'-5' exonuclease PolX, giving the protein MLNAELVKRFEQIADLLEIKGEDRFRINSYRRAARAIDDLTEDIAALAERDDLETVPGIGKSTAERIRQFLAEGRITLHEELMASLPAGLLKVMSIPGLGPKKVGALYHELGVGSIEDLQAAIAAGKVEQLSGFGTKSIAKIQEGIEFLARSAGRTPLGVGYAIAESLRSRVAALPGVKRVIPAGSLRRGKETLGDIDLLCEAADLQAVIDAFTKLPEVSGVRASGDTKASILVASSEGGEIQVDLRVLPTESFGAALQYFTGSKEHNVRLREIAIKKGFKLNEYGLFKGEKLIAGKEEAEIYAKLGLPFIPPELREDRGELDAELPKLIELADIRGDLHMHTTASDGRCSVEEMAKAAKERGYSYIAVTEHSRSSAIAGGLSIEDLRRHIKRIRAADGKVEGITVLAGIECDILSDGTLDYPDELLIQLDWVIASIHAAQGQDRARVTARTIAAMENPHVNVIGHPSGRLLGRRDAMDLEWDAVFKAAAKTGTALEVSASWQRLDLKDVHIRQAIKAGCRVCIDTDAHDTDQLDQLMLGIVTARRGWATAEDVVNTWPLAKLKKWIAAKRQ; this is encoded by the coding sequence ATGCTCAATGCGGAACTTGTCAAGCGATTCGAGCAGATAGCGGATCTCCTAGAGATCAAAGGGGAGGATCGCTTTCGGATCAACTCCTACCGCCGGGCGGCCAGGGCCATCGACGACCTAACCGAGGACATCGCGGCACTGGCCGAGCGAGATGACTTGGAGACCGTTCCAGGGATTGGCAAGAGCACCGCCGAACGCATTCGCCAGTTCCTGGCCGAGGGGCGGATCACGCTCCACGAAGAGCTGATGGCCTCGTTGCCCGCCGGGCTTCTGAAAGTGATGAGTATCCCCGGCCTCGGTCCCAAGAAGGTCGGGGCCCTTTACCACGAGTTGGGCGTTGGGAGTATCGAGGACCTGCAGGCGGCCATCGCCGCGGGCAAAGTCGAGCAGTTGTCCGGCTTCGGGACCAAGAGCATCGCCAAGATTCAGGAGGGCATCGAGTTCCTGGCCCGCTCGGCCGGGCGAACACCGCTGGGCGTCGGGTATGCGATCGCCGAATCGCTTCGGAGTCGGGTCGCCGCCTTGCCAGGCGTGAAAAGGGTCATACCGGCCGGCTCGCTGAGGCGAGGCAAGGAGACCCTGGGCGATATCGACCTGCTCTGCGAGGCGGCCGACCTCCAAGCGGTCATCGACGCGTTCACCAAGCTGCCGGAGGTGAGCGGCGTGCGCGCCTCAGGCGATACCAAGGCGTCGATCCTCGTAGCCAGTTCGGAAGGAGGAGAGATTCAGGTCGATCTGCGGGTTCTGCCGACCGAGTCCTTCGGCGCCGCCCTGCAGTACTTCACCGGCTCGAAGGAGCACAACGTCCGGCTTCGCGAGATCGCCATCAAGAAGGGCTTCAAGCTCAACGAGTATGGCCTGTTCAAGGGCGAGAAGCTGATCGCAGGCAAGGAGGAGGCGGAGATCTATGCCAAGCTCGGTCTGCCGTTCATTCCGCCCGAGCTTCGCGAAGATCGCGGCGAGCTTGACGCCGAGCTGCCCAAGCTGATCGAGCTGGCCGACATCCGCGGCGACCTGCACATGCACACCACCGCCAGCGACGGCCGGTGCAGCGTCGAGGAGATGGCCAAGGCGGCCAAGGAGCGCGGCTACAGCTACATTGCCGTCACCGAGCACTCGCGAAGCTCGGCCATCGCCGGCGGCCTGTCGATCGAGGATCTCAGGCGGCACATCAAGCGGATCCGTGCGGCCGACGGCAAGGTGGAAGGAATCACCGTTCTAGCGGGTATCGAGTGTGATATCCTCTCCGACGGCACACTGGACTACCCCGACGAGCTGCTTATCCAACTCGATTGGGTGATCGCCAGCATTCACGCTGCCCAGGGCCAGGATCGGGCCAGGGTCACCGCCCGCACCATCGCGGCCATGGAAAACCCCCACGTGAATGTGATCGGTCATCCCTCCGGCCGGCTGCTCGGTCGCCGCGATGCGATGGATCTGGAATGGGATGCAGTGTTCAAGGCCGCGGCCAAGACCGGCACGGCCCTGGAAGTCAGTGCCTCCTGGCAACGTTTGGATCTCAAGGATGTCCACATCCGTCAGGCGATCAAAGCCGGCTGCCGTGTGTGCATCGACACCGATGCCCACGATACCGATCAGCTCGACCAGCTCATGCTCGGCATTGTGACCGCCCGCCGAGGTTGGGCCACGGCCGAGGATGTGGTCAACACCTGGCCGCTGGCCAAGCTCAAGAAGTGGATTGCAGCCAAGCGTCAGTGA
- the lpxD gene encoding UDP-3-O-(3-hydroxymyristoyl)glucosamine N-acyltransferase, with product MTLTLAELTAFITSQGIPCTVDGDASVCIRAVATLEEAGEGQVSFLSNPKYEGQLATTRAAAVFVKPDVAAQQKMTLVRTPDPYAAVTAAIVRLHGYRRHPQWGLSDRAAIARTARVGAEANIGPGVYIAENVILGDNATVYPGVYIAQGCRIGRDVILYPNVVIYDGCVLGDRVTIHAGSVIGEDGLGYAPVGEKWVKIPQIGSVIIGDDVEIGANCTIDRATLGNTAIGSGTKFSNLVAIGHGTRIGEDCMFVAQVGVAGSVQVGRHVTMAGQAGIVGHITIGDHATVGAKAGVTNSVEPGVTVLGQPAVPIKDCRRQIAIVQRLPEIKNEIRRLRQDVDRLRAQIQNDVEPPS from the coding sequence ATGACATTGACGCTCGCGGAACTGACGGCCTTCATCACTTCCCAGGGCATCCCCTGCACGGTGGACGGCGATGCGTCGGTCTGCATCCGCGCCGTAGCCACGCTTGAGGAGGCGGGGGAAGGCCAGGTCAGCTTCCTGTCGAACCCAAAATACGAGGGGCAGCTGGCCACCACCCGGGCGGCGGCGGTCTTTGTCAAACCCGACGTTGCAGCCCAGCAGAAGATGACCCTGGTTCGCACGCCTGACCCGTACGCGGCGGTGACGGCCGCCATTGTGCGTCTACACGGTTATCGGCGGCATCCGCAGTGGGGTCTCTCCGACCGAGCCGCGATTGCCAGGACTGCCCGGGTTGGGGCCGAGGCGAACATCGGCCCTGGCGTCTACATCGCCGAGAACGTCATCCTCGGGGACAACGCAACCGTCTACCCGGGAGTTTACATCGCCCAAGGATGTCGGATTGGGCGCGATGTGATCCTGTACCCCAACGTTGTCATCTACGACGGCTGCGTGCTGGGCGACCGAGTGACCATTCACGCCGGCTCGGTGATCGGCGAAGACGGGCTGGGCTACGCACCCGTTGGCGAGAAGTGGGTCAAGATACCGCAGATCGGCAGTGTCATCATCGGAGATGACGTGGAGATCGGGGCGAACTGCACCATCGACCGGGCCACGCTGGGCAATACGGCCATTGGCAGCGGGACCAAGTTCAGCAATCTGGTCGCGATCGGACACGGCACGCGGATCGGCGAGGACTGCATGTTCGTAGCCCAAGTGGGCGTGGCTGGCTCGGTTCAGGTCGGGCGTCATGTGACCATGGCCGGCCAGGCAGGCATCGTCGGGCACATCACGATTGGCGATCACGCCACGGTCGGTGCCAAGGCGGGGGTAACCAACTCGGTGGAGCCGGGTGTTACCGTGCTGGGCCAGCCGGCAGTGCCCATCAAGGACTGCCGCCGGCAGATAGCCATCGTTCAGCGGCTGCCGGAAATCAAGAATGAGATTCGCCGTCTTCGGCAGGACGTCGACCGTCTTCGCGCACAGATCCAGAACGACGTTGAGCCGCCCTCCTGA
- the lpxI gene encoding UDP-2,3-diacylglucosamine diphosphatase LpxI (LpxI, functionally equivalent to LpxH, replaces it in LPS biosynthesis in a minority of bacteria.) has protein sequence MNQTSANPLGLIAGAGRFPFLVAEGARRKGRPVIAVGLRGLADPQLAQTVDRLYWSGVVRLGRWIRVFRRCGVREAIMAGSVRKSEMYGRFRLIRFLPDWTSFKLWFFEVADRRNDTILRATAECMQRRGVTLVDSVQYCREHLPPPGVLTRRQPSPAQDKDIAFGWTIAKEMGRLDIGQSIAVKEQEVIAVEAIEGTDRMIERAGQLCRHGGWMLIKVAKPDQDPRFDVPTIGPDTVANLHRHGGRALVFEAGHTLVIDRERLVEAADQLGIVVVAHKS, from the coding sequence ATGAACCAGACCAGCGCCAACCCGCTCGGACTCATTGCCGGGGCCGGCCGCTTCCCGTTCCTGGTGGCCGAGGGTGCCCGGCGGAAGGGCCGCCCGGTGATCGCCGTCGGTCTTCGAGGTCTGGCGGATCCGCAATTGGCCCAGACCGTGGATCGCTTATACTGGTCGGGCGTGGTGCGACTGGGCCGGTGGATCCGGGTGTTCCGCCGTTGCGGCGTGCGTGAAGCGATCATGGCGGGCTCGGTTCGCAAGTCGGAGATGTACGGGCGGTTCCGGCTGATCCGGTTTCTCCCGGATTGGACCAGCTTCAAGCTGTGGTTCTTCGAGGTGGCCGACCGGCGAAACGACACGATCCTTCGGGCCACGGCGGAGTGCATGCAGCGAAGGGGTGTGACCTTGGTCGATTCCGTCCAATACTGCCGCGAACACCTTCCGCCCCCGGGCGTCCTGACCAGGCGGCAGCCATCACCCGCCCAGGACAAGGACATCGCGTTCGGTTGGACGATCGCCAAGGAGATGGGCCGGCTCGACATCGGGCAGTCGATCGCGGTGAAAGAACAGGAAGTCATCGCGGTCGAGGCGATCGAGGGGACCGATCGCATGATCGAGCGGGCCGGGCAGCTCTGCCGGCACGGCGGATGGATGCTGATCAAGGTGGCCAAGCCGGACCAGGATCCGCGTTTCGATGTTCCGACCATCGGGCCGGACACCGTCGCCAATCTACATCGCCACGGCGGACGAGCTTTGGTCTTTGAGGCGGGACATACCCTGGTCATCGATCGGGAGAGGCTGGTTGAGGCCGCCGACCAACTGGGGATCGTCGTGGTCGCCCATAAGTCGTAA